One Paraglaciecola mesophila genomic region harbors:
- a CDS encoding glycosyl hydrolase: MFNQSNSFSRCVLGVSVALGLSGCLGGESLNTESATYVPESRPLDVIAPADIEVKPGDDVTISGRLVGTTDGQTVVWSQISGTAVSITDPSAATLTFSVPDSIRSDKLVFQIAAINADGSAATNEDGEAIVDIVEITVFDPDSVITLDVSADSATLNGATLVVEGDDMFVAGAMNDTHTADIEPGMSVTFNIDDQVGFYTLNVRYLIPTDYGGKMASAIVNGVTYDFEFSATGQWEELRVGVVKLTDGENTIEVGGGWNYYRIDGISLIPAAAPAEPLPVAPTLVNANASDEALALMSLLSENYAKATLSGQTEFPRKVDDDFPLTETNKIIQATGDDAPAIVAFDYMNYSASYAGADGSAEGLTEAMITAHKNQNVILSALFHWRAPSGNAGTGDGSFYTDSTTFNFAAALADPDGADYAALLDDIDTVATELKKLADAGIPVIWRPLHEAEGGWFWWGDQGASEYKKLWMLMYQRMTDMHGLNNLIWVFTHTDGLSEDWYPGDEYVDIVGFDGYGEPKNDNTLTFTSQYSTLKERFDGKKLVALTETGTIPDVALMHEQNAWWSFFITWNSETWNSDSVIGPQGADPVEIDENYDYDGVINLADLPGGRQKVSGTFANFESDVYGWEAQLNWSPTDGITTSTNWAASGQNSLVLSKDMTQADALDNVVFQTYPANGIDVTDVGTLSIKVNAINAGTNVNAHIFFKAPDGVESWPEAVAVSEGGTELTIDTTDIDLITGLGVRFQGLDGTATEAQYLIDDVRLDGNQIYDFEPDPMGWAAQVNWSNTSGITLSRDWSSDGAQSLAFIKDLSALGVSENVVMQTYPEGGIDVADKSTLTLHAYTTDSGAATDAHIFFKAPDGVESWPDAVAVGADGVELSIDVAEIAQIDGLGVRFNSVDSAATNAKFYIDNIQLDGANIMSFEDTSGFELQVNWVPASGLQRSTEWTASGKYSLAGAVQIADSDEVVIQNYPLGGVLLGDEVTALTLTAFIPGASSTATAKLWAKDKDGTWRDAGAVPMTAQGTQLSLDIADLTEIQGFGVQFQGLSDTDGTFFIDDVKFTQ; encoded by the coding sequence ATGTTTAATCAAAGTAATTCATTCTCTCGCTGTGTATTGGGAGTGTCGGTTGCCCTAGGGTTAAGTGGCTGCTTAGGAGGTGAGAGTCTCAATACCGAATCGGCTACTTACGTACCTGAGTCTCGCCCCTTAGACGTTATTGCTCCTGCTGATATTGAAGTGAAACCCGGTGATGATGTGACGATTTCTGGTCGATTGGTGGGGACAACTGACGGACAAACTGTAGTTTGGAGCCAAATCAGCGGAACTGCGGTTTCGATTACAGACCCGAGCGCTGCAACATTAACGTTTTCAGTTCCAGATAGCATTCGCTCTGACAAATTAGTGTTTCAGATCGCGGCTATAAATGCAGATGGCAGCGCTGCGACCAATGAAGATGGTGAGGCGATTGTTGATATCGTTGAAATTACAGTGTTTGACCCAGACTCTGTCATCACACTAGATGTAAGTGCTGATAGCGCAACGTTAAACGGTGCGACCTTAGTCGTTGAAGGTGATGATATGTTCGTCGCGGGAGCGATGAACGATACCCATACTGCGGATATAGAGCCAGGTATGTCGGTAACTTTTAATATTGACGATCAAGTGGGTTTCTACACGTTAAACGTGCGTTATTTGATCCCTACAGACTACGGTGGAAAGATGGCATCGGCCATTGTCAACGGTGTCACGTATGATTTTGAGTTTAGTGCGACAGGGCAGTGGGAAGAGCTACGTGTCGGTGTTGTTAAACTAACCGACGGTGAGAACACTATCGAGGTTGGAGGGGGGTGGAACTATTATCGTATCGACGGTATTTCTCTTATCCCTGCTGCAGCACCCGCTGAACCTTTGCCAGTTGCACCAACATTAGTTAACGCGAATGCCAGCGATGAAGCCCTTGCATTAATGAGTTTGCTTAGCGAAAACTACGCTAAAGCGACCCTCTCCGGTCAGACGGAATTCCCGCGTAAAGTTGATGATGACTTTCCACTTACTGAAACCAACAAAATCATTCAGGCCACAGGCGATGACGCTCCCGCTATCGTAGCGTTTGACTACATGAATTATTCTGCTTCTTATGCGGGGGCTGATGGCAGTGCCGAAGGCCTCACAGAGGCGATGATTACCGCGCACAAAAATCAAAATGTCATATTATCTGCACTTTTTCATTGGCGGGCTCCTAGCGGCAATGCGGGCACGGGAGATGGTAGCTTCTATACGGATAGCACGACCTTCAATTTTGCCGCTGCCTTAGCTGATCCCGATGGTGCAGATTACGCTGCGTTGTTGGACGACATAGATACGGTTGCTACAGAACTTAAAAAGCTAGCTGATGCAGGCATCCCAGTAATTTGGCGCCCATTGCATGAAGCGGAAGGTGGTTGGTTCTGGTGGGGCGATCAGGGAGCCAGCGAATACAAAAAACTATGGATGTTAATGTATCAACGTATGACCGATATGCACGGATTAAATAACCTTATCTGGGTATTCACTCACACAGATGGCTTGTCCGAAGATTGGTACCCAGGAGATGAGTACGTCGATATTGTCGGGTTTGACGGGTACGGCGAGCCAAAAAATGACAATACGTTAACGTTTACTAGCCAGTACTCCACTCTTAAGGAACGATTCGATGGCAAAAAGCTGGTGGCATTAACAGAAACAGGCACCATTCCTGATGTGGCCTTGATGCACGAACAAAATGCTTGGTGGTCGTTTTTCATAACCTGGAACTCTGAAACCTGGAACAGCGACTCTGTCATTGGCCCCCAAGGAGCTGACCCAGTAGAAATTGATGAAAATTACGACTATGACGGTGTCATCAATCTAGCAGACTTACCCGGAGGGCGACAAAAAGTCAGTGGCACTTTTGCTAACTTTGAATCGGACGTGTATGGCTGGGAAGCACAATTGAATTGGTCCCCTACTGACGGGATAACTACCAGCACGAACTGGGCCGCTAGTGGGCAAAACTCCCTCGTATTAAGCAAAGACATGACTCAGGCTGATGCGCTAGACAATGTTGTATTTCAGACCTATCCAGCAAACGGTATAGATGTAACTGACGTCGGTACCTTAAGTATCAAGGTAAATGCTATTAATGCAGGCACAAATGTCAACGCGCATATATTTTTCAAAGCGCCTGATGGCGTAGAGAGTTGGCCAGAGGCGGTAGCGGTATCTGAGGGCGGCACTGAGCTGACGATTGACACCACTGACATCGATTTAATTACTGGTTTAGGCGTGCGCTTTCAAGGGCTAGATGGCACAGCTACTGAGGCACAATATCTCATTGATGACGTGCGCCTAGATGGCAACCAAATCTATGACTTTGAGCCGGATCCGATGGGATGGGCAGCGCAGGTAAATTGGAGCAACACCTCTGGTATTACGTTATCGCGAGACTGGTCAAGCGATGGTGCGCAATCTTTGGCCTTCATAAAAGACTTGTCGGCGCTGGGTGTCTCAGAGAATGTAGTGATGCAAACGTACCCTGAAGGTGGAATTGACGTAGCGGATAAGTCGACGCTTACGTTACACGCTTATACTACCGATTCCGGTGCCGCTACAGATGCCCATATTTTCTTTAAAGCGCCAGACGGCGTCGAAAGTTGGCCCGATGCGGTGGCAGTTGGGGCTGACGGTGTGGAGTTATCGATCGATGTGGCAGAGATTGCACAAATAGATGGTTTGGGAGTGCGTTTTAATTCTGTTGATAGCGCAGCTACAAACGCTAAATTTTATATCGATAATATTCAATTGGACGGCGCTAACATTATGAGCTTTGAAGATACTAGCGGCTTTGAGTTGCAAGTAAATTGGGTTCCAGCATCTGGCTTACAGCGTTCCACCGAATGGACGGCAAGTGGGAAATACTCATTGGCTGGTGCGGTGCAGATTGCTGATAGTGATGAGGTCGTTATACAGAATTATCCCCTAGGTGGTGTGCTATTGGGCGATGAGGTTACAGCCTTAACGCTCACAGCCTTTATACCGGGTGCCAGTAGCACAGCAACGGCTAAGTTATGGGCTAAGGATAAAGACGGTACATGGCGAGATGCAGGGGCTGTGCCCATGACCGCTCAAGGTACCCAACTGAGTTTAGATATTGCCGATTTAACAGAAATTCAAGGATTTGGTGTGCAGTTTCAGGGGTTAAGTGACACTGACGGTACATTTTTTATCGACGATGTGAAGTTTACCCAATAA